Proteins encoded within one genomic window of Candidatus Reconcilbacillus cellulovorans:
- a CDS encoding multidrug ABC transporter ATP-binding protein produces the protein MPPGHGRPMGGFGHGAARTTRPKRLRETLFRLWRCFEGERVLLAVVFGFVLLDAAIVFFTPYWIGKAVDALSRGQTVDWGALETATAALAAAYAGGALAGVAQGWLSAGVAQSVVERLRRAMFGKLRRLPLAYFDSRPHGELMSRLTNDLDNVSNTVSQATVQLLSGCVAVAGSLVMMLTLSWPLTLATLTTVPLVIGLVRFVTRRTSELFRQQQAKLGELNGRIEESISGLEVVRTFNREERVIAEFDRANGDLYEVGVKAQIWSGLLMPFLGVIGNFGFAVVAVVGGWLAVRGQATAGLIAAFLVYSRQFVRPLNDLANLYNLLLAGVAGAERVFETLDEREESADPPDAVELKRPRGEVVFENVSFGYRPEVPVLRDVHFRAAAGTRTALVGPTGAGKTTIVQLLMRFYDATGGRILIDGCDIRSYTRDSLRRCFGVVLQDTYLFAGTVRDNIRYGKPDATDAEVRRAAALACADSFIERLPRGYDTMLSENGGNLSQGERQLLAIARVILADPPILILDEATSNVDTRTERHIQRALRNLMEGRTCFIIAHRLNTIRDADMILVIDGGRIVEWGTHESLMQQGGFYRRMFENQFGTDRSAAICFLSRETLQ, from the coding sequence ATGCCGCCGGGACACGGCCGGCCGATGGGCGGATTCGGGCATGGCGCCGCTCGGACGACCAGGCCGAAACGGTTGCGAGAAACGCTGTTTCGGCTGTGGCGCTGTTTTGAGGGAGAGCGTGTGCTGCTTGCGGTTGTGTTCGGCTTTGTGCTGCTCGATGCGGCGATCGTGTTTTTTACGCCTTATTGGATCGGCAAGGCAGTCGACGCGCTTTCGAGAGGTCAAACGGTCGATTGGGGCGCGCTCGAAACCGCGACGGCGGCGTTGGCCGCCGCCTATGCGGGGGGTGCGCTGGCTGGCGTCGCGCAAGGGTGGCTGTCGGCCGGCGTCGCGCAAAGCGTCGTCGAACGGTTGCGGCGTGCGATGTTCGGTAAATTGCGGCGGCTGCCGCTCGCTTATTTCGATTCGCGGCCGCACGGTGAACTGATGAGCCGGCTGACGAACGATCTCGACAACGTCAGCAATACCGTTTCCCAAGCGACGGTCCAGCTGTTGTCCGGCTGCGTCGCCGTCGCCGGTTCACTGGTGATGATGCTGACGTTGAGCTGGCCGCTGACGCTGGCGACGCTGACGACGGTTCCGCTCGTGATCGGACTCGTCCGGTTCGTGACGCGGCGGACGTCCGAGCTTTTCCGCCAGCAGCAGGCCAAGCTCGGCGAGCTTAATGGTCGGATCGAGGAGTCGATTTCCGGATTGGAAGTCGTCCGGACGTTCAACCGCGAAGAGCGCGTGATCGCTGAATTCGATCGGGCCAACGGCGATCTTTACGAGGTCGGCGTGAAGGCGCAAATCTGGTCCGGTCTGTTGATGCCGTTTCTCGGCGTGATCGGCAATTTCGGTTTCGCCGTCGTCGCCGTCGTCGGCGGTTGGCTCGCAGTTCGTGGACAGGCGACGGCCGGCTTGATCGCCGCGTTTCTGGTTTACTCCAGGCAGTTCGTGCGGCCGCTCAACGATCTGGCGAACTTGTACAACCTGCTTCTGGCAGGTGTGGCCGGGGCGGAACGGGTGTTCGAAACGCTCGACGAGCGCGAAGAATCGGCCGATCCGCCTGACGCCGTCGAGTTGAAACGGCCGCGCGGAGAAGTCGTGTTCGAAAACGTCTCTTTCGGCTATCGTCCCGAGGTGCCGGTGTTGCGCGACGTTCATTTCCGGGCGGCGGCGGGTACGCGGACGGCTCTGGTCGGACCGACCGGTGCGGGGAAGACGACGATCGTCCAATTGTTGATGCGGTTTTACGACGCAACCGGCGGGCGGATTCTGATCGACGGGTGCGACATTCGGTCGTACACGCGGGACAGTCTGCGCCGGTGTTTCGGCGTCGTGCTGCAGGATACGTACCTGTTCGCGGGGACGGTGCGAGACAACATCCGGTACGGCAAGCCGGACGCCACGGATGCCGAAGTGCGACGGGCTGCCGCGCTCGCCTGCGCAGACTCGTTCATTGAGCGGCTGCCGCGCGGATACGACACGATGCTGTCCGAAAACGGCGGGAATTTGAGTCAGGGCGAACGGCAGCTGTTGGCGATCGCAAGGGTGATTTTGGCCGACCCGCCGATTCTGATTTTGGACGAGGCGACTAGCAACGTCGACACGAGAACGGAGCGGCACATCCAACGGGCGTTGCGCAATCTGATGGAAGGACGGACGTGTTTCATCATCGCCCATCGCCTCAACACGATCCGAGACGCGGATATGATTTTGGTGATCGACGGCGGTCGGATCGTCGAGTGGGGAACGCACGAGTCGCTGATGCAGCAGGGCGGCTTCTAT
- a CDS encoding ABC transporter, with translation MAFLRKYVRKYGVGFAVSVAFVMLEALVDLAQPTLLAHMVDVGVARGDMGSVLRIGGWMLIVTAAGALAASVRNVVSSRVSQAFGTELRADLFRKIVRLPLSELNRFDRASLVTRLTNDVSQLQMFVNGLMRIFTKGPLLCIGSVIMAIRLNPRLSLVVFAVVPIVLALIALSMKIGFPRFARVQEALDRVGAAVREYLGGVRVVRAFGRHDEEERKFAEVNAGYRRAAVAAARTAALFHPAVVLTVQFGIVAVLWISGAGVEDGSVRPGETIAFVQYMTQILFALMTLFMVFAMFVRAKASAVRIGEVLAAEEDVVGTEPVPDKMGLRGRIDFENVSFSYEGPGGPPAIRNVTFSCLPGETVGIVGPTGSGKSTLVSLIPRLYDATSGTVRVGGVDVRRLDPAALREKIAFVPQKTVLFSGTILDNIRMGRPDATEEEAEIAARSAQAHAFVAALPERYGAVVGQRGVNLSGGQKQRLAIARALVRKADILIFDDCTSAVDAVTEAKIRASLKEVCRGVTSLIVAQRISSVVHADKIVVLDRGEVVGVGKHEVLLSTCRVYREMWESQTGREMAVDV, from the coding sequence GTGGCCTTTCTCCGCAAATATGTCCGCAAGTATGGTGTCGGATTCGCGGTGTCGGTCGCGTTCGTCATGCTGGAAGCGCTTGTAGATTTGGCTCAGCCGACGCTGCTGGCGCACATGGTCGATGTCGGCGTCGCCCGCGGTGACATGGGCAGCGTGCTTCGGATCGGCGGCTGGATGTTGATCGTGACGGCGGCCGGCGCGTTGGCGGCGTCCGTGCGAAATGTTGTATCGAGCCGCGTGTCGCAGGCGTTCGGTACCGAGTTGCGCGCGGATTTGTTTCGGAAAATCGTTCGGTTGCCGCTGTCGGAACTGAACCGCTTCGATCGGGCCTCGCTCGTGACGCGGTTGACGAACGACGTTTCTCAGCTGCAGATGTTCGTCAACGGCCTGATGCGGATTTTTACGAAAGGTCCGCTTTTATGCATCGGAAGCGTTATCATGGCTATCCGGCTCAATCCGCGCCTGTCGCTCGTGGTGTTTGCCGTTGTTCCCATCGTATTGGCGCTGATCGCGCTGTCGATGAAAATCGGGTTTCCGCGGTTTGCCCGCGTCCAGGAAGCGCTCGACCGCGTGGGTGCGGCGGTACGGGAATATTTGGGAGGCGTACGCGTCGTGCGGGCGTTCGGGCGGCACGACGAGGAGGAACGGAAATTTGCGGAAGTCAACGCCGGCTATCGGCGTGCGGCCGTAGCGGCGGCGCGGACGGCTGCGCTGTTTCATCCCGCCGTCGTTTTGACGGTTCAGTTCGGCATCGTCGCGGTGCTCTGGATCAGCGGGGCGGGAGTGGAGGACGGTAGCGTGCGGCCGGGCGAGACGATCGCTTTTGTCCAGTATATGACACAAATCCTGTTTGCGCTGATGACGCTGTTTATGGTGTTCGCGATGTTCGTGCGGGCCAAGGCGTCGGCGGTCCGTATCGGGGAAGTTCTTGCGGCGGAAGAAGACGTCGTCGGGACGGAGCCCGTGCCGGACAAGATGGGTTTGCGAGGACGGATCGATTTCGAAAACGTCAGTTTTTCCTATGAAGGCCCGGGCGGGCCTCCGGCTATTCGGAACGTAACGTTTTCCTGTCTGCCGGGAGAAACTGTCGGCATCGTCGGGCCGACTGGCTCGGGAAAAAGCACGCTCGTGTCGCTGATTCCTCGGCTGTACGACGCGACGTCGGGCACGGTGCGCGTCGGCGGGGTCGACGTCCGGCGGCTCGATCCGGCCGCCCTGCGGGAAAAAATCGCGTTTGTGCCCCAGAAAACCGTGCTGTTTTCCGGCACGATTCTCGACAACATCCGCATGGGGCGTCCGGACGCGACGGAAGAAGAGGCGGAGATCGCCGCGCGTTCGGCGCAGGCGCATGCGTTCGTCGCGGCGTTGCCGGAACGATACGGCGCGGTCGTGGGGCAACGCGGCGTCAATCTTTCCGGCGGTCAGAAGCAGCGGCTGGCCATCGCCCGCGCGCTTGTACGCAAGGCGGATATTTTGATTTTCGACGACTGCACGAGCGCCGTCGACGCCGTCACTGAAGCCAAAATTCGCGCGAGCCTGAAAGAGGTATGCCGCGGTGTGACGAGCCTGATCGTCGCACAACGCATTTCGTCGGTCGTGCATGCTGACAAAATCGTCGTGCTGGACCGCGGCGAAGTCGTCGGCGTCGGAAAGCACGAAGTACTCCTTTCGACGTGCAGGGTTTATCGGGAGATGTGGGAATCGCAGACGGGAAGGGAGATGGCGGTCGATGTCTGA
- a CDS encoding phosphomethylpyrimidine synthase ThiC (catalyzes the formation of 4-amino-2-methyl-5-phosphomethylpyrimidine from 5-amino-1-(5-phospho-D-ribosyl)imidazole and S-adenosyl-L-methionine in thiamine biosynthesis) produces MSGDISTAVSSPNIGAFPGSRKVYVVGSRPDIRVPMREIAQSPTRTADGREIPNPPIRVYDTSGPYTDPDVRTDIRRGLPPHRLNWILERGDVEEYEGRAVRPEDDGLRAGDARARAEAFPGPKRRPLRAKPGRAVTQMYYAKRGIITPEMEFVAIRENVSPEFVRQEVARGRAIIPANINHPESEPMIIGRNFLVKVNANIGNSAVTSSIDEEVEKMLWAVRWGADTVMDLSTGKNIHTTREWIIRNSPVPVGTVPIYQALEKVGGRPEELTWEIYRDTLIEQAEQGVDYFTIHAGVLLRYIPLTAKRVTGIVSRGGSIMAAWCLAHHQENFLYTHFREICEILRAYDVSISLGDGLRPGSIADANDEAQFAELETLGELTKIAWEYDVQVMIEGPGHVPMHLIKENVERQMQICHEAPFYTLGPLTTDIAPGYDHITSAIGAAMIGWFGTAMLCYVTPKEHLGLPNKNDVREGVIAYKIAAHAADLAKGHPGAQLRDDALSKARFEFRWRDQFNLSLDPERAMEYHDETLPAEAAKTAHFCSMCGPKFCSMKISQELQAAYGLTGADDIERGLAEKAREFRESGASIYR; encoded by the coding sequence ATGAGCGGCGACATCAGCACGGCCGTTTCCTCGCCGAACATCGGCGCGTTTCCCGGCAGCCGCAAAGTGTACGTCGTCGGATCGCGGCCCGACATCCGCGTGCCGATGCGCGAAATCGCGCAAAGCCCGACGCGCACGGCCGACGGCCGGGAAATCCCGAATCCGCCGATCCGCGTTTATGACACGAGCGGTCCCTACACCGATCCGGACGTCCGGACGGACATCCGCCGGGGACTGCCGCCCCACCGCCTGAACTGGATTCTCGAACGCGGCGACGTCGAAGAATACGAAGGCCGCGCCGTGAGGCCGGAAGACGACGGCCTGCGCGCTGGCGACGCCCGCGCCCGGGCGGAGGCGTTCCCTGGACCGAAACGCCGCCCCTTGCGCGCCAAGCCCGGCCGTGCCGTCACGCAGATGTATTATGCCAAAAGAGGCATCATCACACCTGAGATGGAATTTGTCGCCATAAGGGAAAACGTTTCGCCCGAGTTCGTCCGCCAGGAAGTCGCACGCGGTCGCGCCATCATTCCCGCCAACATCAACCATCCGGAAAGCGAGCCGATGATCATCGGCCGCAACTTCCTCGTCAAGGTTAACGCCAACATCGGCAACTCGGCCGTCACGTCCTCGATCGACGAGGAAGTCGAAAAAATGCTCTGGGCGGTCCGCTGGGGGGCGGACACGGTCATGGACCTGTCGACGGGCAAAAACATCCATACGACGCGCGAGTGGATCATCCGCAATTCGCCCGTGCCGGTCGGCACCGTCCCGATCTACCAGGCACTTGAAAAAGTCGGCGGCCGTCCCGAGGAGCTGACGTGGGAAATCTACCGCGACACGCTGATCGAGCAGGCGGAACAGGGCGTCGACTACTTCACCATTCACGCCGGCGTGCTGCTTCGCTACATTCCGCTGACTGCCAAGCGCGTCACCGGCATCGTGTCGCGCGGCGGATCGATCATGGCGGCCTGGTGTCTGGCGCATCATCAGGAAAATTTCCTGTACACGCATTTCCGCGAAATCTGCGAGATTTTACGCGCTTACGACGTGTCGATCTCGCTCGGCGACGGCTTGCGTCCCGGCTCGATCGCGGACGCCAACGACGAGGCGCAGTTCGCCGAACTCGAGACGCTCGGTGAACTGACGAAGATCGCCTGGGAATACGACGTCCAAGTCATGATCGAAGGTCCCGGCCATGTACCAATGCACTTAATCAAAGAAAACGTTGAGCGACAGATGCAGATCTGCCACGAAGCGCCGTTTTACACGCTCGGGCCGCTGACGACCGATATCGCGCCGGGCTACGACCATATCACGTCGGCGATCGGCGCCGCGATGATCGGCTGGTTCGGCACGGCGATGCTCTGTTACGTGACGCCGAAAGAACATCTCGGCCTCCCCAACAAAAACGACGTGCGCGAAGGCGTCATCGCTTACAAGATCGCCGCGCACGCCGCCGATCTGGCGAAGGGCCATCCCGGCGCGCAACTGCGCGACGACGCCTTGTCCAAGGCGCGTTTCGAATTCCGGTGGCGCGACCAGTTCAACCTGTCGCTCGACCCCGAACGGGCGATGGAATATCATGACGAGACGCTGCCGGCGGAAGCGGCGAAAACAGCCCACTTCTGTTCGATGTGCGGCCCGAAATTTTGCAGCATGAAAATCAGCCAGGAACTGCAGGCCGCATACGGCCTGACCGGAGCTGACGATATCGAGCGGGGCCTGGCGGAGAAGGCGCGCGAATTCCGCGAAAGCGGCGCTTCGATTTACAGGTAA
- a CDS encoding leucyl aminopeptidase, which produces MSVVTESVEWSFAREGELPGEEWDAWVVPAFGDSDEWAASLPEEIRSSVAEARSRGVRLEAKGRVECWPTHGRLPVPYLIVCGFGDGRDGRRTTTRDVRTALAEAGRLAADRKLAALAVSLPYAATVDDGGAFGAFAAFGAKGAREPFFAPRRVEESWPLTVRAAAEGLLLGAYRPPSYRSQADDEAGRFPIRRVRFFVGDNQTDPPSLERAAEAAERTADATAFARDLTNTPADRLGPSELAQQAAELAAEYGFECEVLDEREMRARGMNGVCAVGAGSVRPPRLIALKYRGASRAMSDDVHVSEAIGLVGKGVVFDTGGLCIKSCEGMEEMIGDMGGAAAVLAVCRAIGRWKPPIDVVAVVPAVENMPSGTAFRPGDVIRTYSGKTVEVANTDAEGRIILADAVAYARELGAGRLIEVSTLTGSALATFGGVATPVTSNDAAFLEHFLESARLSGERMWPMPVFDEYLDWVKSDVADVRNLGNPSKWAGAITAALFVGMFAESTPWIHLDIGGTFWLRKRCGTEPERATGAAVRTILYYLERIAEGLGGNTFE; this is translated from the coding sequence GTGAGCGTTGTGACGGAATCGGTGGAGTGGTCGTTTGCGCGTGAGGGAGAACTGCCGGGTGAAGAATGGGACGCGTGGGTCGTCCCGGCATTTGGCGATTCTGACGAATGGGCGGCGTCGCTGCCCGAAGAGATTCGGTCATCGGTCGCGGAGGCGCGATCGCGCGGCGTCCGCCTCGAAGCGAAAGGCCGCGTCGAGTGTTGGCCGACGCACGGCCGGTTGCCGGTTCCATACCTCATCGTCTGCGGTTTCGGCGACGGGCGGGACGGCCGGCGGACGACGACACGCGATGTCCGGACCGCGTTGGCGGAAGCGGGGCGGTTGGCGGCCGACCGAAAGCTCGCCGCCTTGGCAGTATCGCTGCCGTACGCGGCTACCGTGGACGACGGCGGGGCGTTCGGGGCGTTCGCGGCGTTCGGGGCGAAGGGGGCGCGCGAACCGTTCTTTGCGCCCCGCCGCGTGGAGGAGAGCTGGCCGCTGACGGTGCGGGCGGCGGCCGAAGGGCTGTTGCTCGGCGCATATCGCCCGCCTTCGTATCGATCGCAAGCCGACGATGAAGCCGGGCGTTTTCCGATCCGCCGCGTCCGGTTTTTTGTCGGCGATAACCAGACGGATCCGCCGTCTTTGGAGCGTGCGGCGGAAGCGGCGGAGCGTACGGCGGATGCGACGGCGTTCGCACGTGATTTGACGAATACGCCGGCAGACCGGCTCGGGCCCTCGGAGTTGGCGCAACAAGCGGCTGAGTTGGCCGCCGAGTACGGCTTCGAGTGCGAAGTGTTGGACGAACGCGAAATGCGCGCGCGCGGCATGAACGGTGTGTGTGCCGTCGGTGCCGGCAGCGTGCGACCGCCGCGCCTGATCGCGTTGAAATATCGCGGGGCGTCCCGCGCGATGTCCGACGACGTCCATGTCTCGGAAGCGATCGGTCTTGTCGGCAAGGGCGTCGTGTTCGACACCGGCGGTCTCTGCATCAAATCGTGCGAAGGCATGGAAGAGATGATCGGCGACATGGGCGGCGCGGCCGCCGTATTGGCGGTGTGCCGCGCGATCGGGCGATGGAAGCCTCCGATCGATGTTGTCGCTGTCGTTCCTGCGGTCGAAAACATGCCGTCGGGCACGGCTTTCCGGCCCGGCGACGTCATCCGGACCTACAGCGGCAAAACGGTCGAGGTGGCAAACACGGATGCCGAGGGGCGGATCATCTTGGCCGATGCCGTCGCTTATGCACGTGAACTCGGCGCCGGTCGGCTGATCGAAGTGTCGACGTTGACCGGTTCTGCGTTGGCGACGTTCGGCGGCGTCGCGACGCCCGTCACGTCCAACGATGCGGCGTTCCTCGAACACTTTCTCGAATCGGCGCGGCTGAGCGGCGAACGGATGTGGCCGATGCCGGTCTTCGACGAGTATCTCGACTGGGTCAAAAGCGACGTCGCCGATGTCCGCAACTTGGGGAATCCGTCGAAGTGGGCCGGCGCGATTACGGCGGCGTTGTTCGTCGGCATGTTCGCGGAAAGCACGCCGTGGATTCATCTCGACATCGGCGGCACGTTTTGGCTGCGAAAGCGGTGCGGCACGGAGCCGGAGCGGGCGACGGGCGCGGCGGTGCGAACGATTTTGTATTATTTGGAACGCATTGCGGAGGGGCTTGGAGGAAACACTTTTGAATAA
- a CDS encoding aldo/keto reductase, producing MRYSTFGKTGCRVSLLGFGAMNLPDVPFEQAAAALNCALDLGVNYIDTAAAYRNSEEIIGAAISHRRDEFFLATKTAKRDYRSAKTEIEQSLRRLKTDHIDLLQIHYVNRPEEFRQATSEGGAYQAALEMKEKGYVRFIGITGHRPELLARWAETGLFDQVLFHLSLVQPFAGRDLLPTLVRLNLGRVAMKPLSGGFVKPAELALWYAAAQDVHVVISGMKSVEEVEFNVKAVERPVDESERRELDALAEELGAHGCRRCNYCSCPVGIKIPDIMISSISRERLGLLPNGIGFYRQQSDKIAMCETHEPCRTAPLCEPLCPYRLPIRQIVRASAGFVSVG from the coding sequence TTGCGCTATTCGACGTTCGGCAAAACCGGCTGTCGCGTTTCGCTTCTCGGATTCGGAGCGATGAACCTGCCCGACGTACCGTTCGAGCAGGCGGCGGCCGCGCTGAACTGCGCGCTCGATTTGGGCGTCAACTATATTGACACGGCCGCCGCCTACCGCAACAGTGAAGAAATCATCGGTGCGGCGATCTCCCACAGGCGGGATGAATTTTTTCTTGCGACGAAGACGGCCAAGCGCGATTACCGGTCTGCCAAGACGGAAATCGAACAGAGTTTGCGACGGCTGAAGACCGATCATATTGATTTATTGCAGATTCATTACGTCAATCGTCCGGAAGAATTTCGTCAGGCGACGTCGGAGGGCGGCGCCTATCAAGCAGCTCTGGAAATGAAAGAAAAAGGATATGTGCGGTTTATCGGCATTACCGGCCATCGCCCCGAATTGCTGGCCCGTTGGGCGGAAACCGGCCTGTTCGACCAGGTGCTGTTTCATTTGAGTCTCGTGCAGCCGTTTGCCGGACGCGACTTGTTGCCGACGCTCGTCAGGCTGAACCTCGGGCGCGTAGCGATGAAGCCGTTGTCCGGCGGGTTCGTCAAGCCGGCGGAACTCGCGCTCTGGTATGCGGCGGCGCAGGACGTACACGTCGTCATTTCTGGAATGAAAAGCGTCGAAGAAGTCGAATTCAACGTAAAAGCCGTCGAGCGTCCCGTAGACGAAAGCGAACGGCGCGAACTGGACGCTCTGGCCGAGGAACTGGGAGCGCACGGCTGCCGCCGGTGCAATTACTGTTCCTGTCCGGTCGGCATCAAGATTCCCGACATCATGATTTCTAGCATTTCTCGAGAACGATTAGGCCTTCTTCCGAATGGAATCGGGTTTTATCGGCAACAATCCGATAAAATCGCGATGTGCGAGACGCATGAACCTTGCAGGACGGCGCCGCTGTGCGAACCGCTGTGTCCGTACCGGCTGCCGATCCGGCAAATCGTCCGCGCGTCGGCGGGATTCGTGTCGGTGGGGTGA
- a CDS encoding RNA polymerase sigma-I factor produces the protein MCSLPFLTLYERFFGRKRARPDSADASPEEIVARIRQGDAELRNQFISDFRPYVAKVASGFCGRYVDPKHDDEFSVALCAFDEAIDRFRPDGGVAFLHFAESVIRRRLIDYVRKESRHGRQIPYSCLEIEDDEGNTAHPAEDLRAIEAFDESRLAEERRLEIAEFGRLLREFGITFEDLAQHSPRHEDSRKLMFSIGLRLARDETLMRSLFARRALPVRDLAEMAGVSKKTLERNRKYIIAVALIASGPFPCLREYIRTDDPSERTKGARPHDSGHRDGEEGQVGDHHDGRRTVSESSGDGLRGGLRR, from the coding sequence GTGTGCTCGTTGCCTTTCCTCACCCTTTATGAGCGATTTTTTGGAAGGAAGCGTGCTCGGCCCGATTCGGCGGACGCATCGCCGGAAGAGATCGTAGCCCGGATCCGCCAGGGAGACGCTGAGCTGCGCAATCAGTTTATTTCGGACTTCCGCCCGTATGTGGCGAAAGTGGCGAGTGGTTTTTGCGGGCGGTACGTCGACCCGAAGCACGACGACGAATTCAGCGTGGCGCTTTGCGCGTTCGACGAGGCCATCGACCGGTTCCGCCCCGACGGCGGCGTTGCGTTTCTTCATTTCGCCGAATCCGTTATTCGGCGGCGGCTGATCGACTATGTACGAAAGGAGAGCCGGCACGGCCGGCAAATTCCATACAGTTGCCTGGAGATTGAGGACGACGAAGGGAACACGGCTCATCCCGCGGAAGACTTGCGGGCGATCGAGGCATTCGACGAAAGCCGGCTTGCCGAAGAGCGGCGTTTGGAGATCGCTGAATTCGGCCGGCTGCTCCGCGAGTTCGGCATCACTTTCGAAGACCTTGCGCAACATTCGCCGAGGCACGAAGATTCGCGCAAATTGATGTTTTCCATCGGCCTCCGGCTCGCCCGCGACGAAACGCTGATGCGGTCGCTTTTTGCGCGCAGGGCGCTGCCGGTGCGGGATCTTGCGGAAATGGCGGGTGTATCGAAAAAGACGCTGGAGCGAAACCGCAAATACATCATTGCCGTGGCATTGATCGCAAGCGGGCCGTTTCCTTGCTTGCGGGAATACATCCGGACAGACGATCCGTCCGAGCGGACGAAAGGAGCGCGACCCCATGATTCGGGGCATCGTGATGGAGAGGAAGGGCAAGTCGGCGATCATCATGACGGCCGACGGACGGTTTCTGAAAGTTCCGGCGACGGCCTGCGGGGAGGCCTGCGTCGGTGA
- a CDS encoding glycine cleavage system protein H, translating into MNAPADLKYSEEHTWVRVENGRARIGITDFAQNELGEIVFVELPEPGAAIRFGEPFGSVESVKTVSELYAPVSGKVVDVNRSLADSPGFVNSDPYGDGWMIVVEIDDASELERLWTADKYARTFGE; encoded by the coding sequence ATGAACGCGCCCGCCGATCTGAAATACAGCGAGGAACATACGTGGGTTCGCGTCGAAAACGGCCGCGCCCGCATCGGCATTACGGACTTCGCGCAGAACGAGCTGGGGGAAATCGTGTTTGTCGAATTGCCGGAGCCCGGAGCTGCGATCCGTTTCGGTGAACCGTTCGGCAGTGTCGAGTCCGTCAAGACGGTGTCGGAATTGTACGCGCCGGTGTCCGGGAAAGTCGTAGACGTCAATCGTTCTCTGGCGGATTCTCCTGGTTTTGTGAATTCAGATCCATACGGCGACGGCTGGATGATCGTCGTGGAAATCGATGACGCTTCCGAGCTGGAGCGGCTGTGGACGGCGGACAAGTACGCGCGGACCTTCGGGGAATAA
- a CDS encoding thiol-disulfide oxidoreductase, which translates to MKLRDPLPELRGATEWINGEATNEGLAGKPVLVHFWAVSCYMCKEGLPKLKEWRNTLLRRYGVELVGIHMPRSEEDTDVQAVREAVARYGLEHPIAVDNEHAITDAFQNEYVPAYYLFDEQGQMRFYGAGEKALNLVEQRLHKLFEKGAEAG; encoded by the coding sequence ATCAAACTGCGTGATCCGTTGCCCGAATTGCGGGGCGCAACGGAATGGATCAACGGCGAGGCGACCAACGAAGGCCTTGCCGGCAAGCCGGTGCTTGTCCATTTCTGGGCGGTCAGCTGTTACATGTGCAAGGAGGGTCTGCCGAAGCTGAAAGAATGGCGGAACACCTTGCTTCGCCGCTACGGCGTCGAGCTCGTCGGCATCCATATGCCGCGTTCGGAAGAGGACACGGATGTTCAGGCCGTTCGGGAAGCCGTCGCGCGATACGGGCTTGAGCATCCGATTGCCGTCGACAACGAACACGCGATTACCGACGCTTTCCAAAACGAATATGTTCCCGCCTACTACCTGTTCGACGAACAGGGACAAATGCGGTTTTACGGCGCCGGCGAAAAAGCGTTGAACCTCGTCGAGCAGCGGCTGCACAAACTGTTTGAAAAAGGAGCGGAAGCCGGATGA
- a CDS encoding thioredoxin peroxidase, which yields MAERLVGKKAPDFTMETALGNGQDFGKVSLSDYKGKWLCMFFYPLDFTFVCPTEILAMNDAYEQFQDLDCEILGVSTDSKFSHRAWINTPRERNGLGKLKFPLASDITKSVSRDYGVLIEEEGVALRGLFIIDPDGVIVYQVVHHNNVGRSVDETLRVLQALQSGGLCGANWKPGQKHLVTV from the coding sequence ATGGCGGAACGTCTCGTCGGCAAAAAGGCGCCGGATTTTACGATGGAGACGGCGCTCGGCAACGGGCAGGATTTCGGCAAAGTGTCGCTGTCCGACTACAAGGGCAAGTGGCTCTGCATGTTTTTCTACCCGCTCGATTTCACGTTCGTTTGCCCGACGGAAATTTTGGCGATGAACGACGCCTACGAGCAATTTCAGGATCTCGACTGCGAAATTCTCGGCGTCAGCACGGACAGCAAGTTCTCCCACCGCGCCTGGATCAACACGCCGCGCGAGCGCAATGGGCTCGGCAAGCTGAAATTTCCGCTCGCTTCGGACATCACGAAATCGGTGTCCCGCGACTACGGCGTGCTGATTGAAGAAGAAGGCGTCGCGCTGCGCGGACTGTTCATTATCGATCCTGACGGCGTGATCGTATACCAGGTCGTCCACCACAACAATGTCGGCCGTTCGGTGGACGAGACATTGCGCGTCCTGCAGGCGCTTCAGTCCGGTGGGTTGTGCGGCGCCAACTGGAAGCCCGGTCAAAAACATCTCGTCACCGTCTGA